GGCCTCGACGAAGCCCGCGCGGCGGCCCAGGCCCTGGGCATGCAACTGGTCAACGGCGTGGAATTGTCCTGCACCTGGGGTGGCGCCACTATTCATGTACTGGGCTACGGTTTCGATCAGCAGGCCGCGCCGCTGGTCAAGGCCATCGCCGATTTGCACGATGGGCGCTGGCTGCGGTCCGAAGAAATAAGCCGCAAGCTCAGCCTTAAAGGCATGCCTAACGCCCTCGACGGTGCGCGAGCCATCCAGCAGGAACTGGGCGACAGCGGCAACGCACCGGCCCGTCCGCATTTTGCCGACTGGATGGTGCGCGAAGGGTTTGTGCGAGACCGGGCCGAAGCTTTTCGTAAATGGCTGGGCGCCGGTAAGCTGGGTGACGTCAAGCAACACTGGCCAACCCTGGAGGACACCGTCGACACCCTGCGGGCCTCCGGTGCCTGGGTCAGCCTGGCGCATCCCTGGCATTATGATTTCACCCGCAGCAAACGTCGCAAACTGATTGGCGACTATATTGGAGCGGGAGGCCACGCCATCGAAGTGGTCAACGGGCATCAACCCGCCGAACAGGTCGGCAGCCTGGCGATTCTTGCCCGCGAATTTGGTCTGCTGGTCAGTGCCGGCAGTGATTTTCATGGCCCAGGCGGCTGGTCCGAGATTGGCGAATATCGGCCCGTCCCGGAAGATTTGCCGCTCTTGTGGGGGCGATTCAAGCATGACCCCATTATTGCCACCGTCTGAACAGGTAGAGCACGTGAGTCAATTCTTCCAGATTCATCCGGAAAACCCCCAGCCACGCCTGATTAAACAGGCCGTGGAGATCATTCGCGCCGGCGGCGTAGTGATCTATCCAACGGATTCGTCCTACGCGATCGGTTGCCAGATCGGCGACAAAAGCGCAGTCGAGCGTGTCAGACGCCTGCGTCAGCTGGACGACAAGCACAACTTTGCGCTGATCTGCAGCGACCTGTCCCAACTGGGCCTGTTCGCCAAGGTCGATACCGGCACGTTTCGACTGCTCAAGGCGCACACGCCGGGGCCTTACACCTTTATTCTCAACGCTACCCGCGAAGTGCCGCGCCTGCTGCTGCACCCCAAGAAGCGCACCATCGGCCTGCGCGTGCCGGAACATCCGATTGCCCTGGCGCTGCTGGCCGAGCTGGGGGAGCCACTGATGAGCGTATCGCTGATCATGCCCGGTGAGACCGAGCCGCTGGAAGATCCGTACGAGATGCGTCAGCTCCTGGAAAAACAGGTGGACCTGATCATCGACGGCGGTTTCGGCGGCGCCAAGGCGTCCACCGTGATCAATCTGGCAGACGGCGAGCCGGAAGTGATCCGGATCGGCTGCGGCGACCCCGCGCCCTTCATGGCCGAGGCCTGAATGTCGGCCGTGGAAACCGTCGATCCCCAGGCAGGCGCCCAGCAGGAACTGCCGTTCGCCATGGTCTACGGCCAGGCGGTCATGGAAATGCCGCTGGACCTGTACATCCCGCCGGATGCGCTGGAAGTGTTCCTGGAAGCGTTCGAAGGCCCGCTGGACTTGCTGCTGTACCTGATTCGCAAGCAGAACATTAATATTCTCGATATCCCCGTGGCGGAAATCACCCGCCAGTACATGGGCTATGTCGAGCTGATGCAGTCGGTGCGCCTGGAACTGGCGGCCGAGTACCTGGTGATGGCCGCCATGCTCGCCGAGATCAAATCGCGCATGTTGCTGCCGCGTTCGGAGACAGTGGAGGCCGAAGAGGATGACCCGCGCGCCGAACTGATCCGACGTCTGCAGGAGTACGAACGCTTCAAGGCCGCCGCCGAGGGCATCGACGGTTTGAGCCGCGTCGGCCGCGACGTGGTGGTGCCCAAGCTCGACGCACCCGAGGCCCGCGCGCGCAAGCTGTTGCCGGACGTGAGCCTGGAGGAATTGCTGATGTCCATGGCCGAGGTGCTGCGCCGTGGCGACATGTTTGAAAGCCACCAGGTCAGCCGCGAAGCGCTGTCTACCCGCGAACGCATGAGCGATGTGCTGGAACGCCTTAAAGGCGGCGGTTTCGTGCCGTTTGTCGAGCTGTTCACCGCTGAAGAAGGGCGCCTGGGGGTGGTGGTGACCTTTATGGCGATCCTTGAACTGGTCAAGGAGTCCTTGGTCGAGCTGGTCCAGAATGAGCCTTTTGCGGCTATCCACGTGCGGGCGCGAGCCGAATAAAGAGCTGAAACGATGAATCTGACTGAACCCCGCGAACTGGCGCCGCTGCTGGAGGCTTTTCTCCTGGCCTCGGGTAAGCCGCAGTCCCTGGAGCGCCTGTTCGAACTGTTTGAAGAGGCCGAACGCCCCGAGCCGCCGGTGTTCAAGAAGGCCCTGGAAATTCTGCGCAAATCCTGCGACGGCCGGGCCTTTGAACTGCGCGAAGTGGCGTCGGGTTATCGCCTGCAGATCCGTGAGAAATTTTCCCCCTGGGTTGGCCGATTGTGGGAAGAGCGCCCGCAGCGCTACTCGCGGGCGATGCTGGAAACCATGGCGTTGATCGCCTATCGGCAGCCGATTACCCGTGGCGAGATCGAGGATGTGCGCGGCGTGGCAGTCAACAGCCATATCGTCAAGACATTGCTGGAGCGTGAGTGGATTCGCATCGTCGGCTACCGCGACGTACCGGGAAAACCGGCGATGTTCGCCACCACCAAGGTGTTCCTGGACCATTTCAACCTGAAGAATCTCGACGACCTTCCGCCGCTTGCCGAATTGCGCGAAATGGAGGCCGAACCGGTTCTGGATTTCGACGACGCACCGGTGCCCGCGAGTTTGCAGGAACTGGCCGATGCCACGGCCGAGCCGGAAGAGCCGAAGGACGAGACCAGTTTCCATACCTTGCTGCTGGAACTGGACGACATGGAGCAGGGCATCAAGACCGACTTTGATGATTTGCTGCGTGATGGGGCGGCCGAGCCGGAAACCCGGATGAGCGTGGAGGTCGAGCCTGAACCTGAGGAAGATATCCTCGGCGTGGCCCAAGCCCGTGAAAAACTCCTGGCCGCCGTCGCCGCCCTCGAACAGCCGCCCCTGAGCGACGAAGAAGACGAAGCCCGA
The sequence above is drawn from the Pseudomonas quebecensis genome and encodes:
- a CDS encoding segregation and condensation protein A; protein product: MEVFLEAFEGPLDLLLYLIRKQNINILDIPVAEITRQYMGYVELMQSVRLELAAEYLVMAAMLAEIKSRMLLPRSETVEAEEDDPRAELIRRLQEYERFKAAAEGIDGLSRVGRDVVVPKLDAPEARARKLLPDVSLEELLMSMAEVLRRGDMFESHQVSREALSTRERMSDVLERLKGGGFVPFVELFTAEEGRLGVVVTFMAILELVKESLVELVQNEPFAAIHVRARAE
- the scpB gene encoding SMC-Scp complex subunit ScpB, coding for MNLTEPRELAPLLEAFLLASGKPQSLERLFELFEEAERPEPPVFKKALEILRKSCDGRAFELREVASGYRLQIREKFSPWVGRLWEERPQRYSRAMLETMALIAYRQPITRGEIEDVRGVAVNSHIVKTLLEREWIRIVGYRDVPGKPAMFATTKVFLDHFNLKNLDDLPPLAELREMEAEPVLDFDDAPVPASLQELADATAEPEEPKDETSFHTLLLELDDMEQGIKTDFDDLLRDGAAEPETRMSVEVEPEPEEDILGVAQAREKLLAAVAALEQPPLSDEEDEARALAEAIENERHQLED
- a CDS encoding L-threonylcarbamoyladenylate synthase, yielding MSQFFQIHPENPQPRLIKQAVEIIRAGGVVIYPTDSSYAIGCQIGDKSAVERVRRLRQLDDKHNFALICSDLSQLGLFAKVDTGTFRLLKAHTPGPYTFILNATREVPRLLLHPKKRTIGLRVPEHPIALALLAELGEPLMSVSLIMPGETEPLEDPYEMRQLLEKQVDLIIDGGFGGAKASTVINLADGEPEVIRIGCGDPAPFMAEA
- a CDS encoding PHP domain-containing protein translates to MNVDLHCHSTASDGALAPAVLVARAYEHGVRVLALTDHDTLEGLDEARAAAQALGMQLVNGVELSCTWGGATIHVLGYGFDQQAAPLVKAIADLHDGRWLRSEEISRKLSLKGMPNALDGARAIQQELGDSGNAPARPHFADWMVREGFVRDRAEAFRKWLGAGKLGDVKQHWPTLEDTVDTLRASGAWVSLAHPWHYDFTRSKRRKLIGDYIGAGGHAIEVVNGHQPAEQVGSLAILAREFGLLVSAGSDFHGPGGWSEIGEYRPVPEDLPLLWGRFKHDPIIATV